Proteins encoded within one genomic window of Prochlorococcus marinus str. MIT 9515:
- a CDS encoding fatty acid desaturase — protein sequence MFFGGYFLAFLSIWQWYRGVWPLPLLVATAFLALHIEGTVIHDACHKAAHPIPWINQAMGHGSAILLGFSFPVFTRVHLQHHIHVNDPKNDPDHIVSTFGPIWLIAPRFFYHEIFFFQRKLWRKNELLQWGLERSIFITIILAGLKFDFMNLIYNLWFGPALMVGVTLGIFFDYLPHRPFQSRNKWINSRVYPGNFLNILIMGQNYHLIHHLWPSIPWFEYKIAYEKTKPLLEMKGSPQRVGIFETKHDTFNFIYDLLIGIRSHKSKKGKLRKIINSFPIFKVKKFLLRIVNKNFIGGN from the coding sequence TTGTTTTTTGGTGGTTATTTTCTTGCTTTTCTAAGTATTTGGCAGTGGTATAGAGGTGTTTGGCCTCTTCCACTATTAGTTGCTACTGCATTTCTTGCTCTTCATATTGAAGGCACTGTAATCCATGATGCATGTCACAAAGCTGCTCATCCCATACCTTGGATAAATCAAGCAATGGGACATGGATCAGCTATACTTTTGGGATTCAGTTTTCCAGTTTTTACTAGAGTTCACTTACAACATCATATTCATGTAAATGATCCTAAAAATGACCCTGATCATATTGTTAGTACCTTTGGACCAATTTGGCTTATTGCTCCCAGATTTTTTTATCATGAAATATTTTTCTTTCAAAGAAAACTTTGGAGAAAAAATGAATTACTGCAGTGGGGTTTAGAAAGATCCATATTTATAACAATCATTTTAGCTGGCTTAAAATTTGACTTTATGAATCTAATTTATAATTTATGGTTTGGCCCTGCACTTATGGTTGGAGTTACTTTAGGTATTTTCTTTGATTATCTCCCACATCGACCATTCCAATCCAGAAATAAATGGATAAACTCAAGAGTTTATCCCGGTAATTTTTTAAATATCCTAATAATGGGTCAGAATTACCATTTAATTCATCACCTATGGCCTTCAATTCCATGGTTTGAATATAAAATAGCCTATGAAAAAACCAAACCTTTATTAGAGATGAAAGGTTCACCTCAAAGAGTTGGTATTTTTGAAACTAAACATGATACTTTTAATTTTATTTATGATCTTCTTATAGGGATAAGAAGCCACAAAAGTAAAAAAGGAAAACTTAGAAAAATCATAAATTCATTCCCAATTTTTAAAGTAAAAAAATTTTTATTAAGGATAGTTAACAAAAATTTTATTGGCGGTAATTAA
- the coaBC gene encoding bifunctional phosphopantothenoylcysteine decarboxylase/phosphopantothenate--cysteine ligase CoaBC, translating into MKNNSKESKIKLLILITGSIAAVRIPLLVSQLVKDNYDVKCVMSKNAEKLIQPASLSILSRNVCVLDKDQWSYIQPKPLHIDLCNWADFLIIAPLTATTLSKWVTGNADGLISSILIANNKPIIVAPAMNSNMWINQAVQKNYQCLLNYSNVLTLEPSKGILACDEIGIGKIPPNDLIQLALTFILSHNKKTYYRDLSNKKILITGGCTSEKIDAARKITNNSSGTMGLMLAQVARFRGANVKYIHGPLKNRLDITEGIESVEIENSTDLIQEIEKEISKCDYFIMNAAVADFKISSDTLKKIPKSKFSNFFKNSIEFIPDILRDFSKVKKENQIFVGFCAFTGSIQNARKTIKEKIVLKGCDLIFANPIDIEEQGFGPLAKNEGWLFDTKNMEHHIEKTSKLELANKLINRIISANK; encoded by the coding sequence ATGAAGAATAACTCTAAAGAATCAAAAATTAAGCTTCTCATATTAATTACTGGAAGTATTGCTGCAGTAAGAATCCCATTGCTTGTCAGCCAATTAGTGAAGGATAATTATGATGTTAAGTGTGTTATGTCTAAAAATGCGGAAAAATTAATACAGCCAGCTTCACTCTCTATTTTAAGTAGGAATGTTTGCGTATTAGATAAGGACCAATGGTCATATATTCAACCCAAACCTTTACATATAGATTTATGCAATTGGGCTGATTTTTTAATAATTGCTCCTTTGACGGCTACAACTCTCTCTAAATGGGTTACGGGTAATGCAGATGGATTAATCTCCAGTATTTTAATCGCAAACAATAAGCCTATTATTGTTGCTCCTGCGATGAATTCTAATATGTGGATTAACCAAGCTGTTCAAAAAAATTATCAATGTCTTCTAAATTATTCTAATGTTTTGACCCTTGAACCAAGTAAAGGAATCCTAGCTTGCGATGAAATTGGAATTGGTAAGATACCTCCTAATGATCTAATACAATTAGCTCTAACTTTTATACTTTCACATAATAAAAAGACCTATTACAGAGATTTATCAAATAAAAAAATCTTAATTACAGGTGGATGTACATCAGAAAAAATTGACGCAGCCAGAAAGATTACAAACAATAGTTCGGGAACAATGGGATTAATGCTTGCTCAAGTAGCTAGATTTAGAGGTGCAAATGTCAAATATATACATGGTCCTTTAAAAAATAGACTGGATATCACTGAAGGGATAGAAAGTGTCGAAATAGAAAATAGTACTGATTTAATTCAAGAAATTGAAAAAGAGATTTCGAAGTGCGATTATTTTATTATGAACGCAGCAGTTGCAGATTTCAAAATTTCAAGCGATACCTTAAAAAAAATCCCAAAAAGTAAATTTAGCAATTTTTTCAAAAATAGTATTGAATTTATACCTGACATATTAAGAGATTTCAGTAAAGTGAAAAAAGAAAATCAAATTTTTGTTGGTTTTTGTGCATTTACAGGCTCTATTCAAAATGCAAGAAAAACAATAAAAGAAAAAATAGTGCTTAAGGGATGTGATTTAATATTTGCAAATCCTATAGATATTGAAGAGCAAGGATTTGGTCCATTAGCTAAAAATGAAGGTTGGCTTTTTGATACAAAAAATATGGAACATCATATAGAAAAAACTTCTAAACTAGAACTAGCTAATAAGTTGATAAATCGAATTATTTCAGCGAATAAATAA
- a CDS encoding DUF2555 domain-containing protein: MKSTNHNTISADILVVFNEEITFDLAKGLEDENYALSFDESKTLDLLWPLAINKTELPSDYSYLLC; this comes from the coding sequence ATGAAATCCACAAACCATAACACAATAAGTGCAGATATTCTTGTTGTTTTTAATGAAGAGATTACTTTTGATCTTGCTAAAGGATTAGAAGATGAAAATTATGCTTTATCATTTGATGAATCAAAAACTCTGGATTTACTTTGGCCCTTAGCAATTAATAAGACCGAATTACCTTCTGATTATTCTTATTTACTATGTTAG
- a CDS encoding DUF3177 family protein — protein MNIFNQLSIWLSFQLSLVFIVGIPFTLFCWSIKNKSKAISKLLTNYWKISLLFFISLILLIGKYNYALLITNISTVIMAISVWFWDDINDELKEYDISHPLSTTTKVWRWSLTFISLNFLIQSMNNINCISFINSPECQIWLKPSTNLYFILKNLFNFLFGASFSQPIAKFLGLFALLIYILGLLQWAIIKLPKSGRNSGFSNYGRN, from the coding sequence TTGAACATTTTTAATCAGCTTTCAATTTGGCTATCTTTTCAACTTTCATTAGTCTTCATAGTAGGTATTCCTTTTACTCTATTTTGCTGGTCTATAAAAAACAAAAGCAAAGCGATTTCAAAACTTCTTACTAATTATTGGAAAATATCCCTTTTATTCTTTATAAGCCTTATTCTTTTAATCGGAAAGTACAACTACGCTCTTTTAATTACAAATATTTCAACGGTAATAATGGCTATATCAGTTTGGTTTTGGGATGATATTAATGACGAATTAAAAGAGTATGATATTTCACATCCATTAAGCACAACAACGAAAGTTTGGAGATGGTCCCTAACTTTTATATCTTTAAATTTTTTAATTCAAAGTATGAATAATATAAATTGTATTTCTTTTATCAATTCTCCTGAATGTCAAATTTGGCTTAAACCCTCGACAAATTTATATTTTATATTAAAAAATTTATTTAACTTTTTATTTGGAGCTAGCTTTTCTCAACCGATTGCAAAATTCTTAGGATTGTTTGCTTTATTAATATATATTTTAGGTTTACTCCAATGGGCAATAATTAAACTACCTAAAAGTGGGAGGAATTCTGGTTTTTCTAATTATGGCAGAAATTGA
- a CDS encoding DNA-3-methyladenine glycosylase, translated as MNLDKYLKIETQFFKKNFFYRHSKFVAPDLVGCYLIRNIIGKGLLKGMIVETEAYSQEEEACHGHKKKTPSNEVLFGEPGRFYIYRSYGIHHCLNIVTDKNNFASGVLIRAVFVSNKNERLASGPGLVTKTFEIDDKLNSLDILDNKCLWISKRESFLDKKDLIQTTRIGISKAKNIKWRWYLKRSRSISKREKGDRNPDLKKSTNNLLGIT; from the coding sequence ATAAACTTAGATAAGTATTTAAAAATAGAAACACAATTTTTTAAAAAAAATTTTTTTTATCGGCATTCCAAGTTTGTAGCACCTGACTTAGTTGGATGCTACCTGATTAGAAATATAATTGGTAAAGGGCTATTAAAAGGTATGATAGTTGAAACTGAAGCTTATTCACAAGAAGAAGAAGCTTGTCATGGACATAAAAAAAAGACGCCTTCTAATGAAGTACTTTTTGGTGAACCTGGAAGATTTTATATTTATAGATCTTATGGGATTCATCATTGTTTGAACATTGTCACTGATAAAAATAATTTTGCAAGTGGTGTCTTGATAAGAGCGGTTTTCGTATCAAATAAAAACGAAAGATTAGCTTCTGGTCCAGGATTAGTAACTAAAACATTTGAAATAGATGATAAATTAAATTCCCTCGATATTTTGGATAATAAATGTTTATGGATCAGTAAAAGAGAGTCATTTTTAGATAAAAAAGATTTAATTCAAACAACAAGAATTGGCATATCTAAAGCAAAAAATATAAAATGGCGTTGGTATCTTAAAAGGAGTAGAAGTATTAGTAAAAGAGAAAAAGGAGATAGAAATCCTGATTTAAAAAAATCAACTAATAATTTGCTTGGGATAACATAA
- the ileS gene encoding isoleucine--tRNA ligase, which translates to MKPKNNKDKKSKFSYKETLNLLKTDFSMRANSVSREPQIQEFWLKNKIDLELGSSNLGEKFTLHDGPPYANGSLHMGHALNKVLKDIINKYKTLKGFKVHFVPGWDCHGLPIELKVLQSLKSHERKDLDSLGLRKKATDYAKIQIKNQLEGFKRWGIWGDWDNPYLTLKNNYESAQIGVFGKMFLNGYIYRGLKPVHWSPSSRTALAEAELEYPEEHYSSSVYVSLNISNLSDEILLKLEEKDLKNKLLSNLNKLFIAIWTTTPWTIPGNEAVAINPRINYVFAEDQNGDIFLFAKDLISEISEKLEREFNTLIDVKGSMLTGIEYKHPTKNKFCNIVIGGDYITTESGTGIVHTAPGHGMDDFNVGKKYHLPITCIVDEKGNLNNHAEKFCGLNVLKDANDLIIEDLKKNNLLLLKEKYKHRYPYDWRTKKPTIFRATEQWFASVEGFRSSALKAIEDVEWMPKTGKKRIYSMVVGRGDWCISRQRSWGVPIPVFYEKKGKEILLNSETINHIQKLFNEHGADIWWDWDEKDLLPKQYKEESDRWIKGLDTMDVWFDSGSSWAAVCEQREELAYPADLYLEGSDQHRGWFQSSLLTSVAVNNKPPYKKVLTHGFALDENGRKMSKSLGNVVDPNIIINGGSNQKIQPAYGADVLRLWVSSVDYSVDVPIGSNILKQLSDVYRKVRNTARYLLGNIHDYDPIDEEIDIDQLPILDQWMLNRLVDVSDQITIAYENYEFSKFFQILQSFCVVDLSNFYLDIAKDRLYVSAKSSIRRRTCQFVMSKIVENLAVLISPVLCHMAEDIWQNIPYSTNEKSVFERGWPNLPKSWINPELNERISNLRKLRVEINKAIEGCRTQQIIGAALETEVNYLPENEIIKNSLSWLEKFGNKEVDLYSDWLIVSKFNVVNNLFEDYLIIDDNELGKIQILKAKGQKCDRCWHYQSNTVMGIEDTKLCKRCANIITS; encoded by the coding sequence ATGAAACCCAAAAATAATAAAGATAAAAAATCTAAGTTTTCCTATAAAGAGACATTAAATTTGCTGAAGACTGATTTTTCAATGCGAGCTAATTCAGTAAGTAGGGAACCTCAAATACAGGAATTCTGGTTGAAAAATAAGATTGATTTGGAATTGGGTTCATCGAATTTAGGTGAAAAATTTACTTTGCACGATGGGCCTCCTTATGCAAATGGTTCTCTTCATATGGGACATGCTTTAAATAAAGTTTTAAAGGATATTATTAATAAATATAAAACTCTTAAGGGATTCAAGGTTCATTTTGTCCCTGGTTGGGATTGTCATGGATTACCAATTGAATTAAAAGTCTTACAGAGTTTAAAATCTCATGAAAGAAAAGATTTAGATTCTTTAGGATTAAGAAAAAAAGCGACAGATTACGCAAAGATTCAGATAAAAAATCAACTAGAGGGTTTTAAGAGATGGGGTATATGGGGAGACTGGGATAATCCATATTTAACTCTTAAGAATAATTATGAATCTGCCCAAATTGGTGTTTTTGGAAAGATGTTCTTAAATGGCTATATATATAGAGGTTTAAAACCTGTTCATTGGAGTCCAAGTTCTAGAACAGCACTTGCAGAAGCAGAACTAGAATATCCAGAAGAGCATTATTCAAGTAGTGTTTATGTATCTTTAAATATTTCTAACTTATCAGATGAAATTCTCTTGAAGTTAGAAGAAAAGGATCTTAAGAATAAATTACTTTCTAATTTAAATAAACTATTTATAGCTATATGGACAACCACACCCTGGACTATTCCAGGTAATGAAGCAGTAGCTATTAATCCAAGAATAAATTATGTTTTTGCCGAAGATCAAAATGGTGATATATTTCTCTTTGCAAAAGATTTAATTTCTGAGATTTCTGAGAAATTAGAAAGAGAATTCAATACTTTAATAGATGTAAAAGGTTCAATGCTTACCGGCATCGAGTATAAACATCCTACAAAAAATAAGTTTTGCAATATTGTAATAGGAGGTGATTACATAACAACAGAATCTGGGACAGGAATTGTACATACTGCACCGGGTCATGGTATGGATGATTTTAATGTTGGCAAAAAATATCATTTACCTATAACTTGTATTGTTGATGAAAAAGGTAATTTAAATAATCATGCTGAAAAATTTTGCGGATTAAATGTTTTAAAAGATGCGAATGATTTGATTATTGAGGATTTAAAGAAAAATAATTTACTACTTTTAAAAGAAAAATATAAGCATAGATATCCATATGATTGGAGAACTAAAAAACCTACAATATTTAGAGCTACTGAACAATGGTTTGCATCTGTAGAAGGATTTAGATCCTCAGCTTTGAAAGCAATCGAGGATGTTGAATGGATGCCGAAAACAGGAAAAAAAAGAATTTATTCGATGGTTGTTGGAAGAGGAGATTGGTGTATTTCTAGGCAACGGTCTTGGGGCGTACCAATACCAGTTTTCTACGAAAAAAAGGGAAAGGAAATATTACTTAATAGTGAGACTATCAATCATATACAAAAGTTATTTAATGAGCATGGAGCAGATATATGGTGGGACTGGGATGAGAAAGATTTATTACCAAAACAATATAAAGAAGAATCTGATCGTTGGATAAAAGGTCTAGATACCATGGATGTGTGGTTTGATTCAGGATCTAGTTGGGCCGCTGTTTGTGAGCAAAGAGAAGAATTAGCATATCCTGCTGACTTATATTTAGAGGGCTCTGATCAACATCGAGGTTGGTTTCAATCTTCTTTGCTAACCTCGGTAGCAGTAAATAATAAGCCGCCATATAAAAAAGTTCTAACTCATGGATTTGCATTAGATGAAAATGGCAGAAAAATGAGTAAATCTTTAGGCAATGTTGTTGATCCAAATATTATTATTAATGGAGGTTCTAATCAGAAAATCCAACCCGCTTATGGAGCTGATGTCCTTCGGCTTTGGGTGAGTTCTGTAGATTATTCAGTTGACGTCCCGATTGGATCTAACATTTTAAAACAATTATCGGATGTTTATAGAAAAGTAAGAAATACAGCCAGATATCTTTTAGGTAATATTCATGATTATGATCCAATTGACGAGGAAATTGATATCGATCAGTTGCCGATATTAGATCAATGGATGTTAAATAGATTAGTTGATGTCTCGGATCAAATAACAATTGCATATGAAAATTACGAATTCTCGAAGTTTTTTCAAATATTGCAAAGTTTTTGTGTTGTTGATTTATCCAATTTTTACTTGGATATTGCAAAAGATAGGTTATATGTAAGTGCTAAATCTTCGATAAGGAGAAGAACTTGCCAATTTGTGATGTCTAAAATTGTAGAAAATTTAGCGGTTCTTATTTCGCCGGTACTTTGTCATATGGCTGAAGATATTTGGCAAAATATTCCATATTCAACTAATGAAAAATCTGTATTTGAACGAGGATGGCCAAATTTGCCAAAGTCATGGATTAATCCTGAACTTAATGAACGTATTTCTAATCTAAGAAAATTGAGAGTGGAAATTAATAAAGCTATAGAGGGATGTAGAACCCAGCAAATAATTGGAGCTGCTCTCGAAACAGAGGTTAATTATCTCCCTGAAAACGAAATAATTAAAAATTCTCTTTCTTGGCTTGAAAAATTTGGTAACAAGGAAGTTGATTTATATAGTGATTGGTTGATAGTTTCTAAGTTCAATGTCGTAAATAATTTATTTGAGGATTATTTAATTATCGATGATAACGAACTTGGAAAGATTCAAATTCTTAAAGCAAAAGGTCAGAAATGTGATAGATGTTGGCATTATCAAAGTAACACTGTGATGGGCATTGAAGATACCAAATTATGCAAGAGATGTGCAAATATTATTACCAGTTAA
- a CDS encoding DUF565 domain-containing protein encodes MVFKPQKTKFQLLVIDNFDSLSQWAANPWRRYSLALTVVLTGYFFGSSLGMISAVAELIDPVGAFLSVFFIEVLIQFRRRLRFDRRKKLLVLLIDSLRLGLFYGFFTESLKLL; translated from the coding sequence ATGGTTTTTAAACCCCAAAAGACTAAATTTCAACTTTTAGTTATTGATAATTTTGATAGTTTAAGCCAATGGGCAGCGAATCCATGGCGAAGGTATTCTTTAGCTTTAACTGTTGTTTTGACTGGTTACTTTTTTGGGAGTTCACTAGGAATGATTAGTGCTGTTGCAGAATTGATTGATCCCGTAGGAGCTTTTTTATCAGTTTTTTTTATTGAAGTTTTGATTCAATTTAGACGCAGATTACGGTTTGATAGGAGAAAAAAATTATTAGTATTGTTAATCGATTCATTAAGATTGGGATTGTTTTATGGTTTTTTTACCGAAAGCCTTAAATTACTTTGA
- a CDS encoding phosphoglucosamine mutase, whose translation MQSIFGTDGIRGRFDKEITYSLAYKVGYALGFIVKTNNPILIGRDTRISGEILFEAISKGIKDAGKEFIYLGICPTPAIPFLIKKEKFSSGIMISASHNPPEFNGIKIFDKNGEKIKRDFEKRIELIMARVDNNKIITNKYKSVSKNNELLNIYTKGLIDSMENENLEGMKIILDACYGSATTCAESVFKKLGANVKVINNDKDGLKINLNCGSTCLDPLNKAIKENDADMGFSFDGDADRVIGVDSKGNILDGDHILFLWGRELLEEKVLTNNTIISTRMANLGFERNWNNIGGILYRTEVGDKFIFAALKEKKALLGGEQSGHILSKINNFCGDGILTALQISKYCKKKNINLESWLNSSFLPYPQKLTNILLSFDFKNINNSNKDLINESIESFSSIKKNDCRVYIRPSGTEPVLRILVEAQNQKEVDFLSTKITTELRSKINKISNNL comes from the coding sequence ATGCAATCTATATTCGGTACAGATGGAATTAGGGGGAGATTTGATAAAGAAATAACATATTCCTTAGCTTATAAAGTTGGATATGCTTTGGGATTTATTGTGAAAACAAATAATCCAATACTAATTGGAAGAGATACAAGAATAAGTGGAGAGATTCTTTTTGAGGCAATATCAAAAGGTATTAAGGATGCCGGAAAAGAATTTATATATTTAGGAATCTGTCCTACACCAGCCATCCCATTTTTAATAAAAAAAGAAAAATTCAGTAGTGGAATTATGATTTCAGCAAGCCACAATCCTCCAGAATTTAATGGCATTAAAATCTTTGATAAAAATGGAGAAAAAATTAAAAGAGATTTTGAAAAACGAATAGAACTGATTATGGCAAGAGTAGATAATAATAAAATAATCACTAATAAATATAAATCGGTCAGCAAAAATAATGAACTACTAAATATCTATACCAAAGGTCTTATCGATAGTATGGAAAATGAAAATTTAGAAGGAATGAAAATAATCTTAGATGCGTGTTATGGATCAGCGACCACATGTGCGGAGAGTGTTTTTAAGAAACTTGGTGCTAATGTCAAAGTTATTAATAATGACAAAGATGGTTTAAAAATAAATTTAAATTGCGGTTCTACATGTTTAGATCCACTAAATAAAGCCATAAAAGAAAATGATGCTGATATGGGTTTTAGCTTTGATGGTGATGCAGATAGAGTGATTGGAGTTGATTCAAAAGGCAATATCCTAGATGGAGATCATATACTCTTTCTATGGGGCAGAGAACTTCTGGAAGAAAAAGTACTTACTAATAACACAATCATCTCAACAAGAATGGCTAATTTAGGTTTTGAAAGGAATTGGAATAATATTGGGGGTATTTTATATAGAACAGAAGTTGGAGATAAGTTCATATTTGCAGCACTAAAGGAAAAAAAAGCCTTATTAGGCGGAGAACAATCAGGTCATATACTCTCAAAAATTAATAACTTTTGCGGAGATGGTATATTAACTGCACTTCAAATTTCCAAATACTGTAAGAAAAAAAATATTAATTTAGAATCTTGGCTTAATAGCAGCTTCTTACCATACCCCCAAAAACTTACCAATATTCTTCTGAGTTTTGACTTTAAAAACATAAACAACTCAAATAAGGATCTTATAAATGAAAGTATAGAAAGTTTTTCAAGTATTAAAAAAAATGACTGTAGAGTTTATATTCGCCCAAGTGGAACTGAACCTGTTTTACGAATATTAGTTGAAGCACAAAATCAAAAAGAAGTAGATTTTTTATCGACAAAAATCACAACCGAACTTCGTTCAAAAATCAATAAAATATCTAATAATTTATAA
- a CDS encoding aspartate carbamoyltransferase catalytic subunit, which produces MGNWPHKHILTLSNFSIYDYKSVFELTERFKSLINAGTKKIPALQGNLITSIFFEASTRTRNSFELAAKRLSADVQSFSPSSSSLSKGETLIDTALTYAAMGSDILIIRHSSSHVPLEISKKLDATNTKTSVLNAGDGLHSHPSQGLLDLYTLIKFFSPELMKPEILYSKKILIVGDVLHSRVARSNLWALTAFGANVILCGPPTLIPEEFTSFVSSSPPNQLRDPISSRGSITISRSLEDSIKDADAVIVLRLQKERMMENLLSSIKSYSENYCLTPEKLSMNDKNIPILHPGPINRGIEISSRIVDEYPNCLINDQVSNGIPTRMALLYLLSKFNK; this is translated from the coding sequence ATGGGAAATTGGCCTCACAAACATATCCTCACACTCTCAAATTTCTCAATCTATGATTATAAATCAGTTTTTGAGTTAACTGAAAGATTCAAATCTCTAATTAATGCTGGTACAAAAAAAATACCTGCTTTACAAGGAAATTTAATAACCTCAATATTTTTTGAGGCCAGCACTAGAACGCGTAACAGCTTTGAGCTCGCGGCCAAAAGGCTTTCTGCTGACGTTCAAAGCTTTTCTCCTTCTTCAAGTTCTTTGAGTAAAGGAGAAACTCTTATAGATACTGCATTAACATACGCCGCAATGGGATCAGATATACTAATCATTAGACATTCATCTAGTCATGTACCTCTAGAAATTTCAAAAAAACTAGATGCAACTAATACAAAAACTTCGGTGCTCAATGCTGGTGATGGTTTACATAGCCATCCTAGTCAAGGATTACTAGATCTTTATACATTAATAAAGTTCTTTTCTCCTGAATTGATGAAACCAGAGATCTTATATTCTAAAAAAATTTTAATAGTGGGGGATGTATTGCATTCAAGAGTTGCCCGATCAAATCTTTGGGCATTGACTGCATTTGGTGCGAACGTAATCTTGTGTGGCCCTCCAACACTTATTCCTGAAGAATTTACTAGTTTTGTAAGTAGTTCTCCTCCCAATCAATTAAGAGACCCAATTTCTTCTAGGGGTTCCATTACAATTTCGAGGTCATTAGAAGACTCCATTAAAGATGCAGATGCGGTGATTGTTTTAAGATTACAAAAAGAAAGAATGATGGAGAATTTATTAAGCAGTATCAAATCTTATAGTGAAAATTATTGTTTAACTCCAGAAAAGCTATCTATGAATGATAAAAATATTCCTATCCTGCATCCTGGGCCTATTAATCGTGGTATTGAAATTAGCAGCAGAATAGTTGATGAATATCCAAATTGCTTAATAAATGATCAAGTCTCTAATGGAATTCCTACAAGAATGGCTTTACTTTATTTATTAAGCAAATTCAATAAATAA
- the gatC gene encoding Asp-tRNA(Asn)/Glu-tRNA(Gln) amidotransferase subunit GatC: MKRISSDEVKKVAELARLELNENEIHQHAEQLEKILEYIKQLEKINTENIACTTRAIEVVNVLRKDERRDYENSDELLDLAPSRENKFFKVPKIINE, translated from the coding sequence ATGAAACGAATCAGCAGTGATGAAGTAAAAAAAGTCGCAGAATTAGCCAGACTTGAATTAAATGAAAATGAAATTCATCAACACGCAGAACAGTTAGAAAAGATATTGGAATATATTAAACAACTAGAGAAAATTAATACTGAAAATATTGCATGTACGACTAGAGCGATAGAAGTGGTAAACGTATTGAGAAAAGATGAACGGAGAGATTATGAAAATTCCGATGAGCTTCTAGATTTGGCACCTTCAAGAGAAAATAAATTTTTTAAAGTGCCAAAAATTATTAATGAATAA
- the trmB gene encoding tRNA (guanosine(46)-N7)-methyltransferase TrmB: MRQHVNPLSKNFFEIDPIPPLNEVFENPQLPLHLDIGCASGDFLMELSLKNKNWNYIGIEIREKLVLNANLKIKNREYKNVYFSFGNAINILNNTNNKTLIDAITSISFYFPDPWFKKKHHKRRVIQPEFINLLSNAMRTRSLIFIKTDVQELFEYMELTILESLKFKKLAYEDFRVNESFNPIKTQTKREKYVLLSQFEIYESIYIRI, from the coding sequence ATGAGACAGCATGTAAATCCGCTCAGTAAAAATTTTTTTGAAATAGATCCAATACCTCCATTGAATGAAGTTTTTGAAAATCCACAATTACCTCTTCATTTAGATATTGGTTGTGCTTCTGGTGATTTTTTAATGGAATTGTCATTAAAAAATAAAAATTGGAATTATATAGGAATTGAAATTAGGGAGAAATTAGTTCTTAATGCAAATTTGAAAATCAAAAATAGAGAATATAAAAATGTATATTTTTCCTTTGGAAATGCGATTAATATTCTTAATAATACTAATAATAAAACTCTTATTGATGCGATTACTAGTATTTCTTTTTATTTTCCTGATCCATGGTTTAAAAAGAAACATCATAAAAGACGGGTAATTCAACCTGAATTTATTAATTTACTCTCAAATGCAATGCGAACAAGATCCTTGATTTTTATTAAAACTGATGTTCAAGAGCTTTTCGAATATATGGAACTCACAATATTAGAAAGTCTAAAGTTCAAGAAATTAGCTTATGAAGATTTTCGAGTTAATGAGAGTTTTAATCCAATCAAAACACAAACTAAAAGAGAGAAGTACGTGTTATTAAGTCAATTTGAAATTTATGAAAGTATTTATATTAGAATTTAA